The nucleotide sequence CACACGAGGAGGAGGCGGAAATGCTCGCACGTGACGCGGGGCATTGAGGAATCCGCATTATTTGCCGCAAGCCGCGCCCGTTTTTGCTTATTGCTTGCCCATCACGGTCTCAGGGTGGATCGAGAATCAAGAGGGATCCCGACCATATTTGTTACGGCCTAGAGTCCCTCGAACCCAACCGCATTCAATGAACACCCAGATTGGGCCGATGAATGGAATCAATCCGATCAATGTCCAGTTGCCTGACTTTCCCAAGTCGTGCCAACGTTTGGTCAGCAACGCCAGAATGATCCAGGTGTAAATCGTGAATACCGCGATGTTCAGGGTGATGGCAAAGGTCCCGATCGCCGATCCCGGCTGACGCGGCATGAATGACGTGGTCAGTTCGCTGATGACGAAGGTGGACGCGAACACCCCCAACATCCCAAGCCAGTAAGTCAGGCGGGAAATCCTGCCCGAGAAAGAAAACAAAATTTGTCCCGCGTCCCAATTGGCTGGGGATACCGAGATGAATCGGAGGTGGGACGAATTCTCACTCATTTGCAGGGACCGTTGTAGCATGAAGCCGATTCCGAGCCAGCCGAAAATTTGACGGCATCAAACGCTTGTTAATGCACCAGCCAGACACCCCGGGCAGTTCTGCGCGAAATGCCCCGGTTCGATCTCGTCGAGCGAGGGGGACTTGTCCGTCAGGCACAGCCTGGCATTCCCGAGCCGGTTTCTTGGTTGGAACGAACAGCCGGGCGCGGGGCGGGAGAGATCCGGCGGGAGGCCGGGAATGGTGTAAAGTGGCTCGCCCTTCGGGTGGCTCGCGGGAATGGATTTCAGCAGCGAGCGGGTGTAGGCGTGCAGCGGGTTGCGGAAAAGCTCGGCCTTCGGGGCGCTTTCCACGATGCGGCCCGCATACATGACATTGATCTTGTCGCACATTTCCGAGACCACCGCGAGGTCGTGGGTGATGAAGATGACGGCGGTGCCGAGCTCGCGCTGGCGGTCGCGGATGAGATCCAGCACCTGCTTCTGCACCGTCACGTCCAGCGCGGTGGTCGGTTCGTCGCAGATGAGGAGTTCGGGGCGGGTGATGAGAGCCATGGCGATCATCACGCGCTGGCGCATGCCGCCGGAGAATTCGTGGGGGTAGGAATGGATGCGCTTTTCCGGCTCCGGGATGCCGACTTCTTCCAAGGCTTTGATCGCGCGGTGGAGCGCTTGCTTGCCGTGGCAGTTCTCATGCAGTTCGAGGGGTTCGGTGATCTGCGCGCTGACCTTCATGAACGGGTTCAGCGAGGTCATCGGGTCTTGGAAAATCATCGAGATGCGCTTGCCGCGGATCTTCTGCAGCTGCTTTTCAGATGTTTTCAAGAGATCCACGCCATCGAACAACGCCTGTCCGGCGTGGATGCGGCCCGGAGGCTGGGGGATGAGCCCGAGCAGGGAATAGCAGGTCACGGATTTGCCCGATCCGGATTCGCCGACGATGCCGAGGGTCTGTCCGGGATCTACCGAGAACGAAACGTTTTCCACCGCGTGGACGACTCCGTTGCGGGTGTGGAAGCGGGTGGTGAGATTCCGGACGTCGAGCAGTGGCATTACGTAGGAGAGTTTGTCGGTTGTGAGGGAAAGTGCAAGCCCAGTGCCGACTCGATGGATGAGAGGATTTCATCCACCGTGCCTTCGATGCTGACATTCAGTCCTTCATCCGCCGCCGGTTCTTCAAGCGTGGCGAGCTGGCTTTCCAGCATTCCCGGCTTCATGAAATGGCCGATGCGGTTGGAAAGGCGCTCGGTGAGTGTTTCGGCGGTTCCGTGGAGGTAGACCAGGGCCACATCGCCGGTGCGGGTTCCCAATATTTCGCGGTAGGTCTTTTTCAATGCCGAGCAGGCGAGCACGGTGAATTTCCCAGCCGGCGTGGCATCCACCACCTCCTCACGCAGCCGGGCGAGCCACGGTGCACGGTCCTCATCGTCCAGCGGGTGGCCCGACGCCATTTTCGCGATATTTGCCGGTGGGTGGAAATCGTCGGCATCATGAAAAACGCCGCCGTTTCTCTCCGCCAGAAGCTCGCCGATGGTGGACTTTCCGGAGCCCGAGACTCCCATGACGATGACGACGCGCGGTTTTTTCATGACGCTGAGTTTCGGAGCGTTGCGGGTGGATTTCAACCAGATAAGGATCGGAAAGTTTCTCCCGGTCCGGGGCGGTCACAGCGTGCCCTCCAACTTGGCATTGCCGTCTCGAGGAAAATCCTGCTAGTGAGTTTGTCACATGAAAGCCCTCCTGCTCACCGCGCCGTCCACTTTTGATTTCACCGATGTTCCGGCTCCTGAAGTGGGCACGGGCGAGGTGCGGATTTCCGTGAAGGCGTGCGGCATCTGCGGCAGCGACATCCACGGGATGGACGGCCGCAGCGGCAGGCGCATCCCGCCCATCGTGATGGGACATGAGGCGGCGGGTGTCGTTTCCGAGATCGGGGAAGGCGTGGTGGATTGGAAGGTGGGAGACCGCGTGACTTTCGATTCCACCGAGTTTTGCGGCGAGTGTGCGGAATGTGAACGCGGGAATTTCAATCTCTGTGCGAACCGGAAGGTGCTGGGGGTGTCCTGCGGGGACTACCGCCGTCACGGGTGTTTCGCGGAGGAGATCGTGCTGCCGGAGAGAATCCTGCACCGCATCCCGGATTCCCTGTCATTTGAAAAGGCCGCCTTCGCCGAACCTGTGGCCATCGCCCTGCACGCGGTGAATCTGGCACCGGAGGATTTAGAAGCACCCGCCGTCGTCATCGGTGCGGGGCTGATCGGCCTGCTGGTGATCCAGTCGCTCAAGGCCCGGGGATGGAAAACCGTCATCGCCGTGGATCTCGACGAGTCCCGCCTCGCGCTTGCCAAGGAACTCGGAGCATCCCTCACATTCTCCGCAAGACAGGAAAACCTGGCCTCCCACCTCCGCGACATCTGCGGCGGCGATGGCGCGGCGGTCGCCTTCGAGGTGGTGGGCGCGGCAGCTCCGGTGGATCTCGCCATCCGTTGTGTGTGCAAGGGGGGGACCGTGGTGCTGGTGGGCAATCTCCAGCCAAGCGTGCCCATGCCGCTGCAGGAAGTGGTGACGAGGCAGATCTCGCTGCGCGGCTCATGCGCTTGTGCGGGCGAGTATCCCGAAGCCATCCGGCGTATTGGGGATGGGTCGATCCAGGTCGAGCCATTGCTGAGCGCGAGCGTGCCGCTGGCGGAGGGCGGAGATTGGTTCGCCAGGCTTGCGGGCAACACGGAGGGACTTCTCAAGGTGGTGCTGAAGCCCTGAAGCCGGCGCCCCATCTTACTTTTACAATCATGAAATCATTCGATCTAACAGGCCGGACGGCCCTTGTCACCGGGACCAGCCGCGGGCTGGGCGCGCGGTTCGCCCTCACTCTCGCCGAAGCGGGCGCGGACATCATCGGCACCAGTAGAAACGTCGCCGCTATGGAGGACATCCGCGGGCAGGTCGAGGCACTGGGGCGGAAGTTTTTTCCGGTGGCCCTGGATGTCGGTTCGTTCGAGAGCATCCAGTCCGCCGTGAGGGAGATGAGGAACCACACCGCCCGCATCGACATCCTCGTGAACAACGCCGGTTGCAACGTGCGGAAACCGGCGACGCAGATCACCTGGGACGACTGGAACCTGGTGGTGGATACCAACCTGCGCGGCACCTTTTTCGTCGCCCAACAGGTGGCGGCGGAGTTCATGATTCCGGCCGGCTACGGGCGCATCATCAACATCGGCTCGGTCACTTCCGTCGCCGGCTACGCGGGCCTCGCTCCCTATTGCGCCAGCCGTGGCGGAACGAAGCAGCTCACGATGAGCCTCGCCGATGACTGGGGCGTCCACGGCATCACGGTGAACTGCCTGGCTCCGGGATGGTTCAAGACCGCCCAAAACGCGGTGATGTATGAGGACAAGGAGTGGGTGGAATACCTGAGCGACCGCATCCCCCTGAAGCGCCCCGGGCAGACAGGCGACCTGGATGGACCGCTGGTCTTCCTCGCGTCGGAGGAAAGCCGCTACATGACCGGGCAGCTCCTGCTCATCGACGGCGGGATTTCCACGGGGGCGACGAGAGCGGTGCCGAAAAAATGAGAGGCGGGCCCCTCCCGCTTACCTCCGGCGTCGGACGCCTAATCCAAGTATGGAACAAATCACGAGCAACCCGGTGGATGATTCCGGGATTGCGACGATTTCTCCGCTGGATAGCATGTTGGCGACAAAGATTCCGGGAAATGAGGTGCCGTTGATCGTTGGATTGAGGAACGTGATTTTCGCGAGCTGGGCCGGAGTGAGGCCGGCGGCATTGCTGCCGAAGAAAACCTGGTCCGCACCGCCACCACTGCTTTTGCCGGTCCAGTCGAGGATGGTCAGGCTGTCGGTCCAGGTGGCGGATGAGGAATCGGCGAAATGCAGGATGTTGCCGACACTTTTGAGATCGAGCAGATTGGCTCCCGCGAGCCCGGTGAGGGCGCCCATGGTTTCCCGGTTTCCCCGGGTGATGAGACTGGCGTTTTCCAGGGTGATGTAGGCGCTGTCTTTCAGGATGTTTCCGGCTGCCAGTTCGAGTTCCGCATCATTCACGATGATGCCGGTGCTCCCATTGATGCTGCCGGTGATGATGAGCTTGCCACCGGTCACACGGGTGGTGCCGGCATAGGTGTTGACCGAGCCGAGTGTGGTCGTGCCGGTTCCGATCTGATTGACTGCGGCGCTTCCCGAGATTTTCGTGGTGAAATTGTAGCTGGCGGCCGTGTGGTTGAAGTTTACGGCGGCATCGCCCGTACTGGTGACCTCCGCGGCCATGAGTTGTCCCGGAGCATTGTTGTTCCCGATGTTGAGCGCGCTGGGGTCGCTGAAATCCCTGGCGAGGTCGAGGTTGCCCAAGCCATCGCCAACGCTCACCACTCCTCCGGCCTCGATGTTCAAGATGCCCGATCCTCCGAATCCCAGGATCAAATCACCTTCATTCCGCCAGATGGAACCGGCGCCGCTGACGGTCACGATGCCGACGTCCCCGGCGTTGAATCCCACGTAGGCAGAGGGGCTGACGACCCTCCCGCCCGCTTCGATTTTCAAAGTGCCCGTACCGCCAGAGCCAACCATCAGGTCACGGGTGCTCTCCCACAGGGAACCCGCGCCGGTTACCGAAAGCGTGCCGTGGTTGCCGATGGTGGCGAGATCGCTGGTGAACTTACCCCCGTCCTCGATCTTCAGAATCCCTGTTCCATCGTTCCCAACGCTCAGCATCCCATCATTTTGCCAGACGGAGCCGATGCCCTTGACGGTGGCGGTGCCGTTGCTGCCACTGTTGAAGCCGATCGTGGCGTGCGTTGTGGTGACTTTTCCTCCGTCTTCGATTTTCAGGATCCCTGTGCCATCGAAGCCGACGATCACACTACCGGAGTTTTCCCAGAGCGAACCGGTGCCGGTGACCGTGAGACTGCCGCTGCTGCCGGCTCTGAATCCGAGATTGGTGCCACTGTTGGAGACCTTCCCACCGTTCTCGATGTTCAAGGCGGCTGTACCGGCGAATCCGACATCCAGGCTGCCCGTGTTCTGCCAGAGCGAACCGGTGCCTGTGACCGTGGCGCTGCCCGAGTTGATGTTGGCGTGGAAGTTGGAGACTTTTCCTCCGGCTTCGATTTTCAAAACCGCCGTGCCGGACTGGCCGAGGAAAAGGTTGCCCGTGTTCTGCCAGAGGGAATTGGTTCCGTTTACCGTGGCGGTTCCGTTGCCGCCGGTCATGTAACCGACGAAGCTGTTCCCATTGGTGACGACTTTCGCTCCTGTTTCAATGGTCAGGATTCCGGTGGCGGAAGAACCCAGGAACAGGTTGCCGGAGTTCTGCCAGGCGGAATTGATTCCGCTCACGGTGGCGGTGCCTTTGCCGTTGCTGCCGCTGCCGATGGTGGCGCTTGAGCTGCCGAGCGTGCTGCCCGAGTCAAGGGTGAGGGTGCCGATGCCGCTGTCGCCTATCGTCCCGTTCATGACCGCTCCGTCCTCCCAGTCCGCGTTGGCCGGGCTGTTGCTTCCCGTGACGAGGATGGCCGCGGGAAGGGGCGTGACGAAGGCCGTTGCCAGCGCGAGCGCGCCGGGAAGGCGGATGGCTCCTGTGAATTGGAAAATGGAACAGCGGGGCAGGATGCGTGGTTTCACTCGGATGGGGAACAAGGGTTTTTCAAAACAAGTCCGGCCCGCACGAGGGCCTAACAGTTTAAGAGTTGGAAGATCCGGAGATTGGAGACAAGGCAATTCTTCATCCCCTTTCGTTTGATGAAACGTATGGCCGCACGGCGCGGCACTGAAATAGCGGATCGACTCCCGTGGAAATATGACTAGCTTCGCCACATGGTTCCGCAAGTTTCCCACGAAGATCCAGACGAACAATTCTACCGCGATACCGAAGCCATCGCCTTTCCCAAACTCAGCGATCACCAGCTCGCCCAGCTTGAGGCCATCGGCACCCGGCGCGTCATATCGAAGGGAGACAGCGTTTTCCGCTCCGGCCAGCGCGATGTGCCGATGACCGTGATCCTTTCCGGCGAGGTGGAGGTTTTTGAAAATCGTGACGGGGTGGAGCAGATCCTCGCCACCGCCCGTCCGAGAGATTTCCTCGGGGACGTGGCCATGCTCACCGGCACGGTCGCCCATGCGGATGCCCGCGTGAGCAGTGACGAAGCGGAGGTCCTCGTCGTCCCCGCGCCCGAACTCCGCCGTGCCCTCGCGGAACTGCCCGGTCTTGGCGAACCGATCGTCAACGCATTCATCATGCGCCGTGAACGCCTGAAGCGTGATCGTGAATTCGCGGGCATGCGCATCGTCGCCCATCTCGATTGTGCCGATGGCCGCCTGTTGGACGATTTCCTGGATAAAAACCATATCCCGCACTGCCTGATCGATGCCGATACCGAAGATGGCGGCGTCATCATCAGGCGCCTCGGTCTCGGCAAGCGCGACCTGCCCACGCTGCTCCTCGCCAATGGCTCGCCCCTGCGGCGTCCTTCGTTGCGGGAAGTCGCGCAAGTGGCGGGACTCATGCGCCAATTCACCACTGGTGACGAAAGCGAGGTCTTCTGTGATGTCGCCATCGTGGGTGCCGGTCCCGCCGGTCTGTCCGCGGCGTTGAATTCCGCGTCCGAAGGTCTGCGGACGGTTGTTCTCGAAAGCTACGCCCCCGGTGGCCAGGCCGGCACTTCGTCGCTGATCGAAAATTACTTCGGCTTTCCCACCGGTATCAGCGGCGGAGATCTCACCCGCAGGGCCCAGCTCCAGGCTTTCCGTTTCGGTGCGAAATTTTCCACGCCCATGCAGGCTCTCGCGCTCACTTTCAGCGATGGCGAATATCCGAACACCCTGCACATCGAAGGGGCCTCCGCCATCCTGCGCGCCAGATGCGTCATCATCGCCACCGGCGCGAACTACCGCCGCATCGAGGCGGAGGGGCGTGAGGACTTCGATGGTCTCGGTGTCTACCACGCCGCCACCGCCATGGAAGGCCAGCTTTGCAAGGGAGCCACGGTCGTTGTTGTCGGTGGCGGGAATTCAGCCGGTCAGGCGGCGATGTTTCTCTCCGAATGTGCGGAAAAGGTCATCCTTGTCGTCCGTGGCACCGAGCTTGGCAAGAGCATGTCCAGCTACCTCTCCCGTAGGGTCGAAACCAAGGACAATATCGAAATCCTCTATCGCTCCGAGATCCGTAAAATGACCGGCAGGCGCACACTTGAGGCTGTCGAAATCCACAACGTCGGGACTGGTGAAATCCGTCACGTCGAGACCCCGGCGGTCTTTTCCATGATCGGCGCCCAGCCCTGTGCGCACTGGCTGCCTCCGGAGATCGAGCGTGACGAAAAAGGCTTTAT is from Luteolibacter yonseiensis and encodes:
- a CDS encoding DUF805 domain-containing protein — translated: MSENSSHLRFISVSPANWDAGQILFSFSGRISRLTYWLGMLGVFASTFVISELTTSFMPRQPGSAIGTFAITLNIAVFTIYTWIILALLTKRWHDLGKSGNWTLIGLIPFIGPIWVFIECGWVRGTLGRNKYGRDPS
- a CDS encoding ABC transporter ATP-binding protein; this encodes MPLLDVRNLTTRFHTRNGVVHAVENVSFSVDPGQTLGIVGESGSGKSVTCYSLLGLIPQPPGRIHAGQALFDGVDLLKTSEKQLQKIRGKRISMIFQDPMTSLNPFMKVSAQITEPLELHENCHGKQALHRAIKALEEVGIPEPEKRIHSYPHEFSGGMRQRVMIAMALITRPELLICDEPTTALDVTVQKQVLDLIRDRQRELGTAVIFITHDLAVVSEMCDKINVMYAGRIVESAPKAELFRNPLHAYTRSLLKSIPASHPKGEPLYTIPGLPPDLSRPAPGCSFQPRNRLGNARLCLTDKSPSLDEIEPGHFAQNCPGCLAGALTSV
- a CDS encoding gluconokinase, which codes for MKKPRVVIVMGVSGSGKSTIGELLAERNGGVFHDADDFHPPANIAKMASGHPLDDEDRAPWLARLREEVVDATPAGKFTVLACSALKKTYREILGTRTGDVALVYLHGTAETLTERLSNRIGHFMKPGMLESQLATLEEPAADEGLNVSIEGTVDEILSSIESALGLHFPSQPTNSPT
- a CDS encoding galactitol-1-phosphate 5-dehydrogenase gives rise to the protein MKALLLTAPSTFDFTDVPAPEVGTGEVRISVKACGICGSDIHGMDGRSGRRIPPIVMGHEAAGVVSEIGEGVVDWKVGDRVTFDSTEFCGECAECERGNFNLCANRKVLGVSCGDYRRHGCFAEEIVLPERILHRIPDSLSFEKAAFAEPVAIALHAVNLAPEDLEAPAVVIGAGLIGLLVIQSLKARGWKTVIAVDLDESRLALAKELGASLTFSARQENLASHLRDICGGDGAAVAFEVVGAAAPVDLAIRCVCKGGTVVLVGNLQPSVPMPLQEVVTRQISLRGSCACAGEYPEAIRRIGDGSIQVEPLLSASVPLAEGGDWFARLAGNTEGLLKVVLKP
- a CDS encoding SDR family NAD(P)-dependent oxidoreductase; the protein is MKSFDLTGRTALVTGTSRGLGARFALTLAEAGADIIGTSRNVAAMEDIRGQVEALGRKFFPVALDVGSFESIQSAVREMRNHTARIDILVNNAGCNVRKPATQITWDDWNLVVDTNLRGTFFVAQQVAAEFMIPAGYGRIINIGSVTSVAGYAGLAPYCASRGGTKQLTMSLADDWGVHGITVNCLAPGWFKTAQNAVMYEDKEWVEYLSDRIPLKRPGQTGDLDGPLVFLASEESRYMTGQLLLIDGGISTGATRAVPKK
- a CDS encoding FAD-dependent oxidoreductase, whose product is MVPQVSHEDPDEQFYRDTEAIAFPKLSDHQLAQLEAIGTRRVISKGDSVFRSGQRDVPMTVILSGEVEVFENRDGVEQILATARPRDFLGDVAMLTGTVAHADARVSSDEAEVLVVPAPELRRALAELPGLGEPIVNAFIMRRERLKRDREFAGMRIVAHLDCADGRLLDDFLDKNHIPHCLIDADTEDGGVIIRRLGLGKRDLPTLLLANGSPLRRPSLREVAQVAGLMRQFTTGDESEVFCDVAIVGAGPAGLSAALNSASEGLRTVVLESYAPGGQAGTSSLIENYFGFPTGISGGDLTRRAQLQAFRFGAKFSTPMQALALTFSDGEYPNTLHIEGASAILRARCVIIATGANYRRIEAEGREDFDGLGVYHAATAMEGQLCKGATVVVVGGGNSAGQAAMFLSECAEKVILVVRGTELGKSMSSYLSRRVETKDNIEILYRSEIRKMTGRRTLEAVEIHNVGTGEIRHVETPAVFSMIGAQPCAHWLPPEIERDEKGFIKTGPAVAGSPAWVKASRPPAAAETSRPGVFAAGDVRSGSVKRCAAAVGEGGVAIEGVHSYLGTYT